In uncultured Propionivibrio sp., the sequence GTAGAGCACGGCGAGGTTGTTGTAGGGCTCCGGGAGCTCCGGAAAGTCCTCGGTCAGGCGGGTGAATATTGCAATGGCATCCTGCTGGCGTCCGCTTTCCGTCAGGATCAGGCCCTTCAGGAAGCGGCCCTGCGCGTCGCGCGGCTTGGCGGCGATCAGCTGCTCGGTCTTTTCGAGCGCCTGGGACAGTTGGCCCTGTTTCATCAGGCGCTGGATTTCGGCAACTGCCTGGGTGTTGGCCGGGGCCGCCTGAGTATTTTGCTGGGCGTTGATGCACGAGGCGGAGAAGCACAGCACGAGGCCGGCGAGAACTGCGGTAAGGCGTGCCAGCGAAGGCGTCTCGGAGAATAGAAACATCGGTATGGTATACTTCGCGCAAGGTTGGTATTTAACCGACGAATTCTATCAAGAAGCGCGGCGAATCCAAAATCTTCACGTCGCTTCGTTCTTCTTTCCAGCGCCCAGAGGGCGCCGTTGATCGAGCCCGAAAATGCTGAAAATCTATAATACCCTGTCCAGGGAAAAGCAGGATTTTGTTCCCATTGAGCCGGGAAAGGTCCGCATGTACGTCTGCGGGATGACCGTTTATGACTACTGTCATCTCGGTCATGCACGCGTTCTCGTGGTCTTTGACATGGTTCAGCGCTGGCTGCGGGCGAGCGGTTTCGAGCTGACCTATGTGCGCAACATCACCGACATAGACGACAAGATCATCAAGCGGGCGAACGAGAATGGCGAAACGATCGGCCAACTGACCAACCGTTTCATCGCCTTCATGAACGAGGATTCCGATGCGCTCGGCGTCCAACGCCCGGACCATGAGCCGCGCGCGACCGAATACGTGCCGCAGATGCTGTCGCTGATCGATTCGCTTGAGGCGAACGGTCTCGCCTACCAAGCGCCGGACGGCGACGTCAATTTCGCGGTGCGCAAGTTTTCCGGTTACGGCAAGCTTTCGGGCAAGTCGCTCGACGACCTGCGCGCCGGTGAGCGTGTCGATGTCGATCAGGCCAAGCATGATCCGCTCGATTTCGTCCTCTGGAAGCATGCCAAGGAAGGCGAGCCGCACTGGGATTCGCCCTGGGGCAAGGGGCGTCCTGGATGGCATATCGAATGCTCGGCGATGAGTTCACATTTGCTGGGGCAGCGCTTCGACATCCACGGCGGTGGCCAGGATCTGCAGTTCCCGCACCACGAAAACGAGATCGCCCAGTCGGAAGGCG encodes:
- the cysS gene encoding cysteine--tRNA ligase, encoding MLKIYNTLSREKQDFVPIEPGKVRMYVCGMTVYDYCHLGHARVLVVFDMVQRWLRASGFELTYVRNITDIDDKIIKRANENGETIGQLTNRFIAFMNEDSDALGVQRPDHEPRATEYVPQMLSLIDSLEANGLAYQAPDGDVNFAVRKFSGYGKLSGKSLDDLRAGERVDVDQAKHDPLDFVLWKHAKEGEPHWDSPWGKGRPGWHIECSAMSSHLLGQRFDIHGGGQDLQFPHHENEIAQSEGAHQCQFVNYWMHNGFVRVDDEKMSKSLGNFFTIREVLKKYDAEVVRFFILRAHYRSPLNYSDKHLDDARQALARLYTALKAVQAEEVAVDWNEAHALRFKAAMDDDFNTPEACAVLFDLATEVNRSKSAALAGQLRALGGLMGLLKRDPQVFLQATPAGEEGDANGLTPAQIDAMIAERVAAKKAKNFAEADRIRSELLAAGIVLEDTAQGTTWRRA